A window of Candidatus Methylomirabilota bacterium contains these coding sequences:
- a CDS encoding ASKHA domain-containing protein, whose translation MATVALTFLPAGLTLQVKSGATILASAHAAGVDIEATCGGRGRCTSCRVKFVSGIVPPPTIMDEVQLGDAPVREGYRLSCQCRVSDPITVQITPPVDDQSFQILGGERPAGAPMPVTIDAGVTKRLVRVTLPTEEHHQTSDLEAVLAAVGRTPDDCAPEVLKTLPQALREHEGEVTVASFGRRILSVEPGDTHLLAFGLAIDVGTTSVVTTLMELASGEQLASVSSLNPQAVFGGDLMSRIAFAQFDPGKLRKLQTRIIGLLNQHIEQVCRDSGVLAKWIYKVVVVGNTCMHHVLLGIDPSYVGLAPYAPVMRHPLTLAARELFLKVNPEARVCLLPIVAGFVGADAVAVALATRMDESPEIRIAVDIGTNGEVLLGSREHLWACSAPAGPALEGAQIRHGMRAALGAIDRVALEGGDLLLHTIGEAAAQGICGSGLIDAIAALLDAGVIDWTGLIDLDHLENVPPPLRARVIKHGEERAVILARPGESGSNQEIVLTQDDVRQVQLCKGAIASGAAMLQKIAGVPDDKVAELMLAGGFGNYLSIRSALRIGLIPALPEPRIRYVGNAAVLGAQLALLSEAERGRATLIARGIEHVSLAAHPDFQDVFVDCMNFPRT comes from the coding sequence ATGGCGACGGTGGCGCTCACCTTCCTGCCCGCCGGGCTCACCCTCCAAGTCAAATCCGGCGCGACCATCCTCGCCTCCGCCCACGCCGCCGGGGTCGACATCGAAGCGACCTGCGGCGGGCGCGGCCGCTGCACCTCCTGCCGCGTCAAGTTCGTTTCGGGCATCGTCCCGCCGCCCACCATCATGGACGAGGTGCAGCTGGGAGACGCTCCCGTCCGCGAGGGCTACCGCCTCTCCTGTCAGTGCCGGGTAAGCGATCCGATCACGGTGCAGATCACTCCGCCGGTGGACGACCAGAGCTTCCAAATCCTGGGCGGCGAGCGCCCTGCGGGCGCCCCGATGCCGGTCACGATCGACGCGGGCGTGACCAAGCGGCTGGTGCGCGTCACGCTGCCCACTGAGGAGCACCACCAGACGTCCGACCTCGAGGCCGTTCTCGCCGCCGTCGGCCGGACGCCCGATGACTGTGCTCCTGAAGTCCTGAAGACTCTCCCCCAGGCGCTCCGCGAGCACGAGGGCGAGGTGACCGTCGCCTCCTTCGGCCGCCGCATCCTGTCCGTCGAGCCCGGCGACACGCATCTCCTGGCCTTCGGCCTCGCCATCGACGTCGGCACGACGAGCGTGGTGACCACGCTGATGGAGCTCGCCTCGGGCGAGCAGCTCGCGTCGGTGTCGAGCCTCAATCCGCAGGCCGTCTTCGGCGGTGACCTCATGTCCCGCATCGCCTTCGCCCAGTTCGACCCGGGCAAGCTCCGCAAGCTCCAGACGCGCATCATTGGGCTCCTCAACCAGCACATCGAGCAGGTGTGCCGCGACTCCGGCGTGCTCGCGAAGTGGATCTACAAGGTCGTCGTCGTCGGCAATACCTGCATGCACCACGTACTCCTGGGCATAGACCCCTCGTACGTGGGGCTCGCTCCCTACGCCCCCGTCATGCGCCATCCGCTGACGCTCGCCGCGCGCGAGCTTTTCCTCAAGGTCAACCCGGAGGCGCGCGTCTGCCTCCTGCCCATCGTCGCGGGCTTCGTCGGCGCCGACGCCGTCGCCGTGGCGCTCGCCACGCGCATGGACGAGTCGCCCGAGATCCGGATCGCCGTGGACATCGGGACCAACGGCGAGGTCCTGCTGGGATCGCGCGAGCACCTCTGGGCCTGCTCGGCGCCGGCGGGCCCCGCGCTCGAGGGCGCGCAGATCCGCCACGGCATGCGCGCAGCGCTGGGCGCCATCGACCGGGTCGCCCTCGAGGGCGGCGACCTGCTGCTCCACACAATCGGCGAGGCCGCGGCGCAGGGCATCTGCGGCTCAGGCCTCATCGACGCCATCGCCGCGCTGCTGGACGCGGGCGTGATCGACTGGACCGGCCTGATCGACCTCGACCATCTCGAGAACGTGCCTCCGCCACTACGCGCGCGTGTGATCAAGCATGGAGAAGAGCGGGCCGTGATTCTCGCCCGGCCGGGTGAGAGCGGGTCCAACCAGGAGATCGTCCTGACCCAGGACGACGTCCGCCAGGTGCAGCTCTGCAAGGGCGCCATCGCCTCGGGCGCGGCGATGCTCCAGAAGATCGCCGGCGTGCCCGACGACAAGGTCGCCGAGCTCATGCTGGCGGGCGGCTTCGGCAACTACCTCTCGATACGGAGCGCGCTCAGGATCGGCCTCATCCCCGCCCTGCCCGAGCCGCGCATCCGTTACGTCGGCAACGCGGCCGTGCTGGGCGCCCAGCTGGCGCTGCTCTCCGAAGCCGAGCGCGGCCGCGCTACGCTGATCGCGCGCGGCATCGAGCACGTCTCGCTGGCGGCCCACCCCGACTTCCAGGATGTCTTCGTGGACTGTATGAACTTCCCCCGCACCTGA
- a CDS encoding ABC transporter permease: MLSYSLQRLLWLIPTLLAMALVTFLVMHATPGSPLDPVAEGANPLSPEAQKNLAEAYGLDKPLWEQFGIFVGKALRGDFGQSFVYKTRTVSEILIDAFPVSLLLGSMALVLAVTGGVTLGVLAAVYQNRSWDYVSVTVATLGVSVPNFVLAVFLIVLFSFVLPIFPTGGWNEPKDWVLPTVTLALGPMGIIARFTRSSMVEVIRSDYIRTARAKGLAEAPVILKHVLKNACIPVVTLLGPLFAAIGTGSFFVESIFRVPGMGRFFVLSMTGRDYPMIMAVILLYGGFLTLMNLAVDLLYGFIDPRIRY, translated from the coding sequence GTGCTCTCCTACTCGCTCCAGCGGCTTCTCTGGCTGATCCCGACCCTCCTCGCGATGGCGCTGGTCACGTTCCTCGTGATGCACGCCACGCCGGGCAGCCCGCTGGACCCTGTCGCCGAGGGCGCCAACCCGCTCTCGCCCGAAGCGCAGAAGAACCTCGCCGAGGCCTACGGGCTCGACAAGCCGCTCTGGGAGCAGTTCGGCATCTTCGTCGGCAAGGCGCTCCGCGGCGACTTCGGCCAGTCCTTCGTCTACAAGACACGGACGGTGAGCGAGATCCTGATCGACGCCTTCCCGGTGTCGCTGCTCCTCGGCAGCATGGCGCTCGTGCTGGCCGTCACGGGCGGGGTGACGCTCGGCGTGCTGGCCGCCGTGTACCAGAACCGCTCGTGGGACTATGTCTCAGTCACGGTGGCGACCCTGGGTGTCAGCGTGCCGAACTTCGTGCTCGCGGTCTTCCTGATCGTGCTCTTCTCTTTCGTCCTGCCGATCTTCCCAACCGGCGGCTGGAACGAACCCAAGGACTGGGTTCTGCCCACCGTGACGCTCGCGCTCGGCCCGATGGGCATCATCGCGCGCTTCACGCGCTCGAGCATGGTCGAGGTCATCCGCTCCGACTACATCCGGACCGCCCGCGCCAAGGGGCTGGCCGAGGCCCCGGTCATCCTCAAGCACGTGCTCAAGAACGCCTGCATCCCGGTGGTGACCCTCCTCGGCCCGCTCTTCGCCGCGATCGGCACCGGCTCCTTCTTCGTCGAGTCCATCTTCCGGGTCCCGGGCATGGGGCGCTTCTTCGTGCTCTCCATGACCGGGCGCGACTACCCCATGATCATGGCCGTGATCCTGCTCTACGGGGGATTCCTGACCCTCATGAACCTCGCAGTGGACCTCCTCTATGGCTTTATCGACCCCCGCATCCGGTACTAG
- a CDS encoding ImmA/IrrE family metallo-endopeptidase, with amino-acid sequence MRRAPALALLALAAAFAAAPTLRAQQPNPAQAALDAVAAPLYQQLAALKGIAAPGPPPVLLRSRAENRRFIEQEMTRRYSPAVLEAERKSMVAWGMIPPDYDLRRLFLDLLEEQVSAYYDPRGKVMVVGDWLPPEQQRAALMHELVHALQDRELPLDNFIAPDPGHGDRLLARQALIEGEAVALSFDLMLKPQGMDISGLSDLSMAQGLIVSSAGGPVVGKAPKFLRDLLLFPYVEGLGFVYQFRKRHPWSDMSAVYRDPPRSTTQILHPEKYLDTRENPIPVAIPDLSRLLSGGRLVSDDDLGEFALGAVLALHLGEVDGRRAAAGWRGDRYRIWEDDGGRFVIAYRVVTADAQIAAALATNLQASVEKRHPELAGKAAVREGGLVTWVDGGRVFAVESRGTSVVLLERLPAQVFDRARDTVWRARPVGASR; translated from the coding sequence ATGCGCCGCGCCCCGGCCCTCGCGCTCCTCGCTCTGGCCGCCGCATTTGCCGCGGCGCCGACGCTCCGCGCCCAGCAGCCGAACCCAGCACAGGCCGCGCTCGATGCCGTCGCCGCCCCGCTGTACCAGCAGCTCGCGGCGCTCAAGGGCATCGCCGCCCCCGGCCCGCCGCCGGTCCTGCTCCGCTCGCGGGCGGAGAACCGGCGCTTCATCGAGCAGGAGATGACCCGCCGCTACTCCCCGGCCGTCCTCGAGGCCGAGCGCAAGAGCATGGTCGCCTGGGGAATGATCCCGCCCGACTACGACCTCCGCCGTCTCTTCCTGGATCTCCTCGAGGAGCAGGTCTCCGCCTACTACGACCCGCGCGGCAAGGTCATGGTCGTCGGCGACTGGCTCCCGCCCGAGCAGCAGCGCGCGGCGCTCATGCACGAGCTGGTCCACGCGCTCCAGGACCGCGAGCTGCCGCTCGACAACTTCATCGCGCCCGACCCAGGCCACGGCGACCGGCTGCTCGCCCGCCAGGCGCTCATCGAAGGCGAGGCCGTGGCGCTCAGCTTCGACCTGATGCTGAAGCCCCAGGGCATGGACATCAGCGGGCTGTCCGATCTCTCCATGGCGCAGGGCCTCATCGTCTCGAGCGCAGGCGGGCCCGTCGTCGGTAAGGCGCCCAAGTTCCTGCGCGACCTCCTGCTCTTCCCCTACGTCGAGGGGCTCGGCTTCGTCTACCAGTTCAGGAAGCGCCATCCGTGGTCGGACATGAGCGCCGTCTACCGCGATCCGCCGCGCTCGACGACCCAGATCCTCCACCCGGAGAAATACCTCGACACACGCGAGAACCCGATCCCCGTCGCGATCCCGGACCTCTCGCGCCTCCTCTCGGGAGGCCGCCTCGTGTCCGACGACGATCTCGGCGAATTCGCCCTCGGCGCCGTGCTGGCGCTCCACCTGGGCGAGGTCGATGGGCGGCGCGCGGCAGCCGGCTGGCGCGGCGACCGCTACCGCATTTGGGAGGACGACGGGGGGCGCTTCGTGATCGCCTACCGTGTGGTCACGGCGGACGCCCAGATCGCGGCGGCGCTGGCGACCAATCTCCAGGCCTCGGTCGAGAAGCGCCACCCCGAGCTTGCCGGCAAGGCCGCGGTCCGGGAGGGCGGGCTCGTGACCTGGGTTGACGGCGGGCGGGTCTTCGCGGTGGAAAGCCGGGGGACGAGCGTCGTCCTGCTGGAGCGGCTGCCGGCGCAGGTTTTCGACCGCGCGCGAGACACCGTCTGGCGCGCGCGGCCCGTGGGCGCGTCGCGGTAG
- a CDS encoding M23 family metallopeptidase, whose translation MAWRAAVSGLLLAAVLVRPPASGETSVATDEVVILSTYRSYNGADNRPRLRRHAGVDFGGQLGAPVLAAADGVVSRIIDWPPGCGNGVVIEHPGFRRWTAYCHMQSLTVVQGQRVSRGEQIGQIGMSGNAVHIPHVHLELCTSACASHADGDLSGTADPLSIADGCFAPDKASPRDHLVLTFPVTCLFWVLGR comes from the coding sequence ATGGCCTGGCGAGCCGCCGTCTCGGGACTTCTGCTGGCGGCGGTCCTCGTGCGTCCGCCGGCTTCGGGTGAGACCTCCGTCGCAACGGACGAGGTCGTCATCCTTTCGACCTACCGCTCGTACAACGGCGCCGACAACCGGCCGCGGCTCAGGCGCCATGCCGGCGTGGACTTCGGCGGCCAGCTGGGCGCACCGGTCCTCGCCGCCGCCGATGGCGTCGTGAGCCGGATCATCGACTGGCCCCCGGGTTGCGGGAATGGCGTGGTGATCGAGCACCCGGGCTTTAGGCGCTGGACGGCCTACTGCCACATGCAGAGCCTCACCGTGGTCCAGGGCCAGAGGGTGAGCCGCGGCGAGCAGATCGGCCAGATCGGCATGAGCGGCAACGCGGTACACATCCCGCACGTGCACCTAGAGCTCTGCACGTCCGCCTGCGCGTCCCACGCCGACGGCGACCTCTCGGGGACCGCGGATCCGCTCTCGATCGCCGACGGCTGCTTCGCTCCCGACAAGGCCTCTCCTCGCGACCATCTCGTCCTCACCTTTCCGGTCACGTGTCTCTTCTGGGTGCTCGGGCGGTAG
- a CDS encoding uroporphyrinogen decarboxylase family protein, whose translation MTKRERILAAIKREPTDRPPYAFWRHFPNVDRSPAALAQTTLRFHERYGSDFLKVTPAGGYAVEDWGCVESEELAPDGHRPCLRHAVNAPEDWKKIRPVAMESTGWASHIESVIRCVVDRRADCSVVPTVFSPLSLARKLSGDRLNYDIKENTRLVEDALVAITETILAFMEACFRESAEGIFYSIQAASHAFHTEEEYARFGEPHDRRILEAVREHSRLTVLHCHGERLMFDRLAALPADVWNWDDRRAGPTLAEGKAMVPGAVQGGLNQWSTLKNGTGPDAKAEAQDALGQTGGTGLILGAGCVLLTQHSDATMIELVQSLGGTVKLMGIKPQ comes from the coding sequence ATGACCAAGCGTGAGAGAATCCTGGCGGCGATCAAGCGCGAGCCGACCGACCGGCCGCCGTACGCGTTCTGGCGCCACTTCCCCAACGTGGACCGCTCGCCCGCGGCGCTGGCCCAGACCACGCTCCGCTTCCACGAACGCTACGGCTCGGACTTCCTCAAGGTCACGCCCGCCGGCGGCTATGCGGTCGAGGACTGGGGCTGCGTCGAGAGCGAGGAGCTGGCGCCGGACGGCCACCGTCCCTGCCTGCGCCACGCGGTGAACGCTCCCGAGGACTGGAAGAAGATCCGTCCCGTCGCCATGGAATCCACGGGCTGGGCGTCGCACATCGAGTCCGTCATCCGCTGCGTGGTGGACCGCCGGGCCGACTGCTCGGTCGTCCCGACGGTGTTCAGCCCGCTGTCGCTGGCGCGCAAGCTCTCGGGCGACCGGCTCAACTACGACATCAAGGAGAACACGCGCCTCGTCGAGGACGCGCTCGTCGCCATCACCGAGACGATCCTCGCCTTCATGGAGGCGTGCTTCCGGGAGAGCGCGGAAGGAATCTTCTACTCCATCCAGGCCGCGAGCCACGCCTTCCACACGGAAGAAGAGTACGCGCGCTTCGGCGAGCCCCACGACCGCCGCATCCTCGAGGCCGTGCGCGAGCACTCGCGCCTCACCGTGCTCCACTGCCACGGCGAGCGGCTGATGTTCGACCGCTTGGCGGCGCTTCCAGCCGACGTGTGGAACTGGGACGACCGCCGCGCGGGGCCCACGCTCGCCGAGGGCAAGGCCATGGTGCCGGGCGCGGTTCAGGGCGGGCTCAACCAGTGGAGCACGCTCAAGAACGGCACCGGTCCGGACGCCAAGGCCGAGGCGCAGGACGCGCTCGGCCAGACCGGCGGCACAGGGCTCATCCTCGGCGCCGGCTGCGTCCTCTTGACCCAGCACTCGGACGCCACGATGATCGAGCTCGTGCAGTCGCTCGGTGGCACAGTGAAGCTCATGGGGATCAAGCCTCAATAA
- a CDS encoding DUF2071 domain-containing protein, with translation MKTIRRPFLTARWSNLAILTYEVPPALLDPHLPAGLELDKHGGSAFASLVAFDFQDTRVWGVAWPGLRRFPEINLRFYVRQGHRRGVVFIREFVSQPLVSWLARAIYNEPYLVAPIESGVAEEASAIVTIRRLRWRGRSHVIEVAGNKPAVRPGEDSEEHFFKEHQWGFGRDRRDRTLVYEVRHPLWDVYPVRSWSLDLDWAQVYGPAWGFLSAEKPASVVLAAGSPVSVY, from the coding sequence ATGAAGACCATCCGCCGCCCGTTCCTCACGGCGCGGTGGTCGAACCTCGCGATCCTGACGTACGAGGTGCCGCCGGCACTGCTCGACCCTCACCTGCCTGCGGGGCTCGAGCTCGACAAGCACGGCGGGTCGGCGTTCGCGAGCCTGGTCGCCTTCGATTTCCAGGACACTCGGGTGTGGGGCGTCGCGTGGCCCGGCCTGCGCAGGTTCCCGGAGATCAACCTGCGCTTCTACGTCAGACAGGGCCATCGTCGCGGCGTCGTCTTCATTCGCGAGTTCGTGTCTCAGCCCCTTGTCTCATGGCTTGCGCGCGCGATCTACAACGAGCCCTACCTGGTCGCGCCGATCGAGAGCGGCGTCGCGGAAGAGGCGTCGGCGATCGTGACCATACGCCGCCTGCGCTGGCGCGGGCGCTCCCACGTTATCGAGGTCGCTGGGAACAAGCCCGCTGTGCGGCCGGGAGAGGACAGCGAGGAGCACTTCTTCAAGGAGCACCAATGGGGCTTCGGGCGCGACAGGCGGGACCGGACACTGGTCTACGAGGTCAGGCATCCGCTGTGGGACGTCTACCCGGTACGCTCGTGGAGCCTCGACCTCGACTGGGCCCAGGTTTACGGTCCCGCGTGGGGCTTCCTCTCAGCCGAAAAGCCGGCGTCCGTCGTGCTGGCGGCGGGGTCGCCGGTGTCCGTCTAC
- a CDS encoding ABC transporter permease yields the protein MALSTPASGTSLDIADLLAAAPSAATSSLWRDAWRRLLRNKLAVGGGVTVVLLCLVAIFANVLAPQSYTKANFGSIYEFPSREFPLGTDQLGRDVLSRMIYGARVSMLVGLGSQVIVVLLGVPLGAVAGYVGGRTDILMTRFIDVMYAFPRLLFVILVMSMLGAGLMNIFIALGLTGWVGIARQTRAQVLALKEKEFVEGARALGARGWRVLTRHILPSALTPIVVSVTFGIPEAIFTEAALSFIGVGINPPTPSWGQMVGENQQFLRSYWYLCVFPSIAIAVTMLSFTFFGDGVRDALDPKMK from the coding sequence ATGGCTTTATCGACCCCCGCATCCGGTACTAGCCTCGACATCGCGGACCTCCTGGCGGCCGCGCCGTCGGCGGCGACGTCGAGCCTCTGGCGTGACGCTTGGCGCCGACTGCTGCGCAACAAGCTCGCCGTAGGGGGCGGCGTCACCGTCGTGCTGCTCTGCCTGGTCGCGATCTTCGCGAACGTCCTGGCGCCTCAGTCGTACACGAAGGCCAACTTCGGGAGCATCTACGAGTTCCCCTCGCGGGAATTCCCGCTCGGCACGGACCAGCTCGGCCGCGACGTGCTCTCGCGGATGATCTACGGCGCCCGCGTGTCGATGCTCGTGGGGCTGGGCTCCCAGGTCATCGTGGTGCTGCTCGGAGTGCCGCTCGGCGCCGTGGCAGGTTATGTCGGCGGCAGGACCGACATCCTGATGACGCGCTTCATCGACGTGATGTACGCCTTCCCGCGGCTCCTCTTCGTGATCCTTGTCATGTCCATGCTGGGCGCGGGGCTCATGAACATCTTCATCGCTCTTGGGCTTACCGGCTGGGTCGGCATCGCGCGGCAGACCCGCGCCCAGGTGCTGGCGCTCAAGGAGAAGGAGTTTGTCGAGGGCGCCCGCGCCCTCGGCGCCCGCGGCTGGCGCGTGCTGACGCGTCATATCCTGCCGAGCGCGCTCACGCCCATCGTGGTATCGGTCACCTTCGGCATCCCCGAGGCCATCTTCACCGAGGCCGCGCTGTCCTTCATCGGCGTGGGCATCAACCCGCCGACGCCGTCCTGGGGGCAGATGGTCGGCGAGAACCAGCAGTTCCTCCGCTCCTACTGGTACCTGTGCGTCTTCCCGTCCATCGCCATCGCGGTCACGATGCTGTCCTTCACCTTCTTCGGCGACGGCGTCCGTGACGCCCTCGACCCCAAAATGAAGTAA
- a CDS encoding methyltransferase domain-containing protein has protein sequence MDRVLEPELMTGEDQALAYAKADFAQVNQGFVDRFRACFPKAVGGAMVDLGCGPGDIPVRFAKALPGFTITAVDGSEPMIALAKLAAKQAGVEDRVHPRCARLPMLPLPLQSFDAVVSNSLVHHIPDPQRFWNEVVRLGKPGAAVLIMDLLRPESPGRAREIVEQYSGSEAPVLKEDFFNSLCAAFTLRELRYQIRSRGLGGLVCEFASDRHWIVWGHLPRGIQKGPPP, from the coding sequence GTGGACCGTGTCCTCGAGCCCGAGCTGATGACCGGCGAGGACCAGGCGCTCGCCTACGCGAAGGCCGACTTCGCGCAGGTCAACCAGGGCTTCGTGGATCGCTTTCGCGCGTGCTTCCCCAAGGCCGTCGGCGGCGCCATGGTCGATCTCGGCTGCGGCCCTGGCGACATTCCCGTGCGCTTTGCTAAGGCCCTGCCCGGGTTCACCATCACCGCGGTGGACGGCTCGGAGCCGATGATCGCGCTCGCGAAGCTGGCGGCGAAGCAAGCAGGCGTGGAGGACCGCGTGCACCCGCGCTGCGCCCGGCTGCCCATGCTGCCGCTTCCGCTCCAGAGCTTCGACGCCGTCGTGTCGAACAGCCTCGTCCACCATATCCCCGACCCGCAGCGCTTCTGGAACGAGGTGGTGCGTCTGGGCAAGCCGGGTGCGGCCGTGCTCATCATGGATCTCCTCCGCCCAGAGTCTCCCGGGCGGGCGCGGGAGATCGTCGAGCAGTATTCCGGCAGCGAGGCGCCGGTCCTCAAGGAAGACTTCTTCAACTCGCTCTGCGCCGCCTTCACCCTTCGCGAGCTCCGCTACCAGATCCGCTCGCGCGGCCTGGGAGGGCTCGTGTGCGAGTTCGCCAGCGACCGTCACTGGATCGTCTGGGGCCACCTGCCGAGGGGCATACAGAAAGGACCGCCGCCATGA
- the queF gene encoding preQ(1) synthase, which produces MPSQPGKQLEVVPNPHPDRDYEVALEIPEFTCLCPRTGQPDFATIRIRYVPDRNLVELKSIKLYIWSYRNEGAFHEDVTNRILNDFVAVAGPRWIEVVGDFTVRGGIKTVVRATHGKRPEI; this is translated from the coding sequence ATGCCGAGCCAGCCCGGGAAACAGCTCGAGGTCGTCCCGAACCCGCATCCCGACCGCGACTACGAGGTCGCGCTCGAGATCCCGGAGTTCACCTGCCTCTGCCCCAGGACCGGCCAGCCGGACTTCGCCACCATCAGGATCAGGTACGTCCCCGACCGGAACCTCGTCGAGCTCAAGAGCATCAAGCTCTACATCTGGTCGTACCGGAACGAGGGCGCCTTCCACGAGGACGTGACCAACCGGATCCTGAACGACTTCGTGGCCGTGGCCGGGCCGCGCTGGATCGAGGTGGTGGGCGACTTCACCGTGCGCGGCGGCATCAAGACCGTTGTGCGCGCCACCCACGGCAAGCGCCCTGAGATCTGA
- a CDS encoding DUF933 domain-containing protein, with protein MKIGLVGLPKSGKTSLFNLLTGASLATSSFGGSRAEMHAGVARVPDPRVDTLTALFKPKKTTFASFEVVDLAGITKGDREGLDAKEFRNADALLHVVRAFPDAAGAAPNPKGDIADLETELILADLEVVERRLERLEASIKKKRTDADVKEQAILLRLKPALESETPIRAAELSDDDARAIRGFTFLSQKPILHCLNLAEKEIDRGKTLVESFGLGEITGRPGTAVGWVSAVIEAEVAQLAGEEQAAFLADLGLSEPAIRRVLRDCYALLGLISFFTVGEDEVRAWSVPRGTRAQDAAGAIHSDIARGFIRAEVVGYNELVAAEGSMAAVREKGQFRLEGKDYVVQDGEICHFRFNVAK; from the coding sequence ATGAAGATCGGTCTCGTCGGGCTTCCCAAGAGCGGAAAGACCTCGCTGTTCAACCTGCTGACCGGTGCGTCGCTGGCGACCTCGTCGTTCGGAGGCTCGCGCGCGGAGATGCACGCGGGCGTGGCGCGCGTGCCCGACCCGCGGGTGGACACGCTGACCGCGCTCTTCAAGCCAAAGAAGACGACCTTCGCGTCGTTCGAAGTGGTAGACCTCGCCGGGATCACCAAGGGCGACCGCGAGGGATTGGACGCCAAGGAATTCAGGAACGCGGACGCGCTCTTGCACGTGGTGCGCGCCTTTCCCGACGCCGCCGGCGCGGCGCCTAACCCGAAGGGCGACATCGCGGATCTTGAGACGGAGCTGATCCTGGCCGACCTCGAGGTGGTGGAGCGCCGGCTAGAGCGGCTCGAGGCCTCCATCAAGAAGAAGCGCACGGACGCCGACGTCAAGGAGCAGGCGATCCTCCTGCGTCTCAAGCCCGCGCTCGAGTCCGAGACGCCGATCCGCGCGGCCGAGCTCTCGGACGATGACGCCCGGGCGATCCGCGGCTTCACGTTCCTCTCGCAGAAGCCCATCCTCCACTGCCTGAACCTCGCGGAGAAGGAGATCGACCGGGGCAAGACTCTCGTCGAGAGTTTCGGGCTCGGGGAGATTACCGGGCGCCCGGGCACTGCCGTCGGCTGGGTCTCCGCCGTCATCGAGGCTGAAGTGGCGCAACTGGCGGGGGAGGAGCAGGCGGCCTTTCTCGCCGACCTCGGGCTGAGCGAGCCGGCCATCAGGCGCGTGCTTCGCGACTGCTATGCGCTCCTCGGACTGATCTCCTTCTTCACCGTGGGTGAGGACGAGGTGCGCGCGTGGTCTGTCCCGCGCGGCACCCGCGCCCAGGATGCGGCCGGCGCCATCCACTCAGACATCGCGCGCGGCTTCATCCGCGCCGAGGTCGTGGGCTACAACGAACTGGTCGCCGCCGAAGGCTCCATGGCCGCGGTGCGCGAGAAGGGGCAGTTCCGCCTCGAGGGCAAGGACTACGTCGTTCAGGACGGCGAGATCTGCCACTTCCGCTTCAACGTCGCCAAATAG
- a CDS encoding DMT family transporter — translation MLEHRSLDPKGAALALLLSALWGANPVAIKLGLSDVAPLQMALLRFVVSAVAISTYALASRRPDVLVIRPGEAKPIWSLGLLFVLQIALMNVGLERTTAAHGVIVLNSYAIHTVVFAHFMIPGDRLTPRKLAGVLVAYSGVIILFGRSFTTSSSTLLGDLIVALSALLLGERIVYIAKTVQRVDPVRLMLYQSVIGSVGFFLISLAVESGRPTRWTATLILSILFQGVVIGGFNFVMNARLLQIYRPSALATVALTTPIWGVLIAAAVGGEGLAPELVLSTLLVVVGIALTMGR, via the coding sequence GTGCTCGAGCATCGCTCCCTCGACCCCAAAGGCGCCGCGCTGGCGCTGCTGCTCTCCGCCCTCTGGGGCGCCAACCCCGTCGCCATCAAGCTCGGCCTCTCCGACGTCGCGCCGCTCCAGATGGCCCTCCTGCGCTTCGTGGTGAGCGCCGTTGCGATCTCCACCTACGCCCTGGCGAGCCGCCGTCCCGACGTGCTCGTGATCCGCCCGGGTGAGGCCAAGCCGATCTGGTCGCTCGGTCTCCTCTTCGTGCTCCAGATCGCGCTCATGAACGTCGGCCTCGAGCGCACCACGGCGGCCCACGGCGTCATCGTGCTGAATTCCTACGCCATCCACACCGTGGTCTTCGCTCACTTCATGATCCCCGGCGACCGGCTGACCCCGCGCAAGCTCGCCGGAGTGCTCGTGGCCTACAGTGGCGTCATCATCCTCTTCGGGCGCAGCTTCACGACGTCGAGCAGCACGCTCCTGGGCGACCTCATCGTCGCGCTCTCCGCCCTGCTGCTGGGCGAGCGCATCGTCTACATCGCCAAGACGGTCCAGCGCGTGGATCCGGTGCGCCTCATGCTCTACCAGTCTGTCATCGGCAGCGTGGGCTTCTTTCTGATCAGCCTCGCCGTGGAGTCCGGACGGCCCACCCGCTGGACGGCAACGCTCATCCTGTCGATCCTCTTCCAGGGCGTCGTCATCGGCGGCTTCAACTTCGTCATGAACGCGCGGCTCCTGCAGATCTACCGGCCGAGCGCGCTCGCCACCGTGGCCCTGACCACTCCGATCTGGGGCGTGCTGATCGCCGCCGCGGTCGGGGGCGAGGGGCTGGCGCCGGAGCTCGTCCTCTCCACACTCCTCGTGGTGGTCGGCATCGCGCTGACCATGGGCCGGTGA